Genomic window (Rhododendron vialii isolate Sample 1 chromosome 4a, ASM3025357v1):
CCTCCTCTTTGTCACCCAAACTCACCCTATCCTCTTTGTCGCCTAAACTCACCATATCCTCATCATCTCCAGCATGTAAATTTGGGTTCTCTACATAAATTGGAATTCTACTCCTTCCCACATGGATTGCAAACATGTCTAGGACATCAACATCAGTTTTAATCTCCCTCAAACCTCCATCCAAATCACAATCAGGCAACCTATGGTATATGATAGATATTTCTGGGCAACCTAACTGTTTTACTTCAcctaaaatctcaaaataggACATCCTATCAGGGTCTACATCCTCAATCAGTTCAACCTTGTCACTTGCATAGATTTTCTGTGGTATGTAAGCAAATAAGCCCCCATGGTGAAACTCCAATGTGAATTTTTGATCATCCATCCTAAACAAAACGTTACTAGCTATTAAATAATGATTAAGGAATAATAAAAGTAGGTCAAAAttaccaaataaataaataaataaaaagtaggTCAAcaacaggaaaaagaaaaagtaacagGAAAGGGGGAAAACCTAAGATTCTTTGGGACCACTGACAAAATCATATTCAAGCCTCAcaccaacacacacacattaaACGACACCAACAACCAAACACATGCACAATAAAGAACTCTTTGGGACCACACTTTTTGGTTGAAAACTGCAATCTTCTCTTATTTTATACCAGAAGCAACAGAGTATAAATACACGAGAAGCAAGAACCATTACCCACTCGTCTGCGTGAGAGATGAAGATGATCGATGGTTTTTCTTATAGAACTTCACTCGTTTGATCTCCAACTTCTTTCAACCTTCAAGAACCCTAGGTTTTCTAGTCATCTCCAAATCGGCTGTGTTAGGTTATGATGTTAGATTAGGGGAAAAGGGTATGACAAAGGGTAAAATACGCGGGAAAAGGTGAGAATTTCGAGGTCAAATTGGAGGGAAAAGGTGAGAATTGGACGGAAGTAGGTTTGGTTTCCCGCCAATCTCCCGTCGTGAATGACTCAGTGATCTCAGGGCATCATCTTATTTTGACTGAAAAAGGGTAAATTGGTAATTTCAGCACTTCCGTTAACGGCGTCTTCTATTTTGTGCGAGAgaaaagatgaagggggttaagtgtccgagTTAAACGATGAAGGGTGCAACTCGTTACCGAGGTATAGTTGGAGGGGGCTTACTGtaatttctccttttttttttttatctgacaTTGTATGTACTTTCCATGCTACATTTTCATACTTAATCTATATCGTCGAAAGTATAGATATTTGTGACCATGGATAAGTCCTGTCATGATAAATATGGCAAAGCTCACCGTGATCATATATTTATGTTTCAATGGAGCAGAAGTAGATTGATTTGAGCTGACattcataaattttaagaaaaaaagtttgagaTCCTAAGCTTTACAATGTCTAATATTAGGATGACCTATGTGGTCCATGTGGGAGATTGTAAGCAATTTTTTGTAGGTGGGCCTACATGGATcctaaaattaaatattgtacaTTGTCGAATAAGGTTTGAGTGATATCAGTATTATCCATTAAGTTGTGGTCGTTTTATAAATGGACCAGATAAATTGACAAGTCTCAATTAGCACGTATTTGGGTCATATCACATGCGTTAAGGGTTGCGGGCttattattatttgtatagACCATTAAAAGGCCCAATATAattcatctgttttttttttatcgaatgaTTTCATCTGTTATGATGGGTTATGATAGAATTAGAACTTATAAATATGTGGTTAAGGTTCTCACTCCAAACCCTATTCTCTTTCTCTTACCATCCCATTGTGTGTGTGACAAAAGGTCAAGATCAAAAGAAAGGTTCTAGAGGTGGAATACAAACGACCACCTAAAGGTTTTTATTGTTCATGGCGACAGTTACGCATCCGATTTAATTTTCTTCAATGGTTTGAcatgagattttggatttgtatTTTCGCTTGAAATCCAACAACCAATTGATCTTGGACAAATTTTTAATGATAAACTAGAGCTCGAACTTgaatggtttggtttttttagtGACCCTAATTCAATTGTGATAAATGTGCGCATAAAGATTTATATGCGCAGATTCTACACAGCTGTGTGTGGTTGACCTCGGGTCCTAAACAAATGATCCGAtccattcattttgtaaaaactaATTTTCTACTATGCCTTTGCATGAAATCAGCCCAATCGGATATGCGTAAGAGCTTGATCAATTCATCCAAATTCTGAATTAAACATTGGATGTATTGATCTACACTTACGCAAATATGATTGATCTACACTTACGCAAATATGATTGAGCCGATTTCTCTGAAAGCACTTAAACTTTCTAACAAAATGAGCAGCTTATATCATATGTATGAAATCCGAGATGAACCCCACATGCAGAATCTATGCATAGTCGTGTAGATTCATTGAGGTATAGCCCAACAAGAAAAAACTGCATCACTCTTGAATCCATGAATGTGGACTACAGTAAACTAACAACTTACCTTTCACGAGGTTTCTACCTCACCCTTCTAAGATCTACCTCAGCTCGCAGGTCCGATTCcattgtcaacaaaaaaaaaaaaaaaatcttgggGCCACTGTAAACTTACTTAATCTTATGAGCTTCCAAATTAGTCGAAGAAAAGATTGGTCAAGGGATGGATGAACCTAGACGATCGCCCTAcctaaattcaaaatttctttaattttttttcttctgtagATTCTAAAATAATGTTTAAGTTTGTCCGCCAAGATTATTGCCATCTAATTAAATTGAGACGTAGACCAAAGTGTAATTTCATTTTTGATGTCGTTATCTAATATGGTATTATGTAGACTTTGGAAGAAGGTGGGCCTAGCTAGGCCCAGCCTCAAGGAAATTGGGCAGTGGGTTAGGTGATATGAAATGGTTACTTTTAGTGCAAAGTCCATTAATGAGCCTGGTTGGTTGGGTTGGTTGAGACATCATGGTCATTCGACTTGCTTCTACGGGAGTTCTGTaaccaaataaattttcttttgactcgAACCAAATAAATTAGCatggaaatttattttaaaccaCCGcgtcaattattattattttttgggtcaTTCTTTAAAGGGTACTTTTATTGATACAGAAATTATACGCCGGGAACGGCCAGCCACCCCTAATGAGGaaggaaaacaaattacaaaggaGGCCTAaacggttttttattttttattttttgtcatgcTATATACATCAGCGGAGGTTAGTGGAGGGTGTTAGTATTAGCATGAGGGtccagaggctatccatagccttgACCCTCAAAGGGCCTATCTCATGTGGGGCTTGAACCCAAAACCTTTCACAAAGGGAAGACAACAACTGGAGCACCAAGCAGTTGTTGTCCTGTGGTTTCAATGTTACTaacaaatttccaaaattagTAGTAGCCGGCAATACTTGTTATCAGTTCAAACACAAAGGAGATTTCAATCCCAACATAATTATAAATTCTGAAACACGGACAGGATCTAATAAAGTTATGCAATCTCTCCAAAATGACCACCTTCAAGTGATCGTTTCAATCATGAtcagaaagaaaaaagtgaTCGTTCTGCAATAGGCATGGCTGAAAAACCTTGACTAGAAAACGGGAGAAATCAAAATCTGAAAACGTAAGCAATAACATTGAGGAAAGACAAAATAGCAAATGATGCATTACATGAAACACAAAACGTTGACAAATCTGAAACGCAGACATAAGTTAGGGTAAAAACCAGACACAGTTGCCATTACCAGCCCCATGTCCACCCATTGCTTAACTAGGGGAGATTTTTCAAAACATAAGCAAACCTGAGTCACTAAAATTCATGAGAGCGGGAATGGGGGATTCTATTGGAAGATTATGTAACCTAACATGAACCCTAATGTTCCATTCCCATGGGTGAAACCtcaaatagaaaaaatacaattaGAGAAAACCAAAAGCCATAATTGAATACAATAACATTGAAGATTAGAATATAGAGCAATGATTCACTACATAAAACACGAAACGTGGATGACTCGGAAATTCAGACACGAGGTAGCAAAAGAAAAGGTAGCAAAGAACCAGAACATGCAACCTACACAACCTTATTTGCTCAGTCGCCATTATAGGGTCACAAATAAACTGAATGGTTTCAGACTGCCCTAGCCGGACTACCATAAGACCCATCATCAAATACATAATAGAGTGAACATACCCCAGTAGCATCGGGTACTCATATTCTCTTCACATTTGCTCCAttccttcttcctcctcatccTCATATTCTCCCTCCTCGTCAGCAGTTGCATCCTGATACTGCTGGTACTCAGACACCAGATCATTCATGTTGCTCTCTGCTTCCGTGAATTCCATCTCGTCCATTCCTTCTCCAGTATACCAATGCAAGAAAGCCTTCCTTCTAAACATAGCAGTGAACTGCTCACTCACTCTCCGGAACATTTCCTGAATGGAGGTTGAATTCCCTATAAAGGTGGACGCCATGGAAAGTCCCTTGGGCGGAATGTCACACACACTGGACTTCACATTGTTTGGAATCCACTCCACAAAGTAAGAGGAGTTCTTGTTTTGAACATTGATCATCTGCTCGTCCACCTCTTTGGTGCTCATTTTGCCCCTGAACATGGCGGAAGCAGTGAGGTAGCGGCCATGGCGGGGGTCGGCGGCGCACATCATGTTCTTTGAGTCCCACATTTGTTGGGTCAGTTCAGGGACCGTGAGGGCACGGTATTGCTGGGACCCGCGTGAGGTGAGGGGAGCAAAACCCACCATGAAGAAGTGGAGACGTGGGAAGGGGATCAGGTTTACGGCAAGCTTCCGGAGGTCGGAGTTGAGTTGACCAGGGAATCGGAGGCAGCAAGTGACCCCGCTCATGGTTGCGGAGATCAAGTGGTTCAGATCACCAACtacaattaagaaaaaaatgataagGCCTTGgtaaaatcaaaatgaaatgaaaggaTAACCGATAACATTTCCCCATTTTATGATACTAGTACCACCATATTTGAATATGACAAGAAGTCAAATGTGTTATATACTGGACCTTCACCTGATGAGGTATGTATCCCATAAGGCATCACATAAGATGGAAAACTTCAAACACGCCGCCAAAATAAAGATATGTATGCACCTTAGTagcaggatccttctaaaataGGTGCGCTCCCAAGACGAGAGCTCGAATCGgcgctcccaagatgggagcttgacgggagctcACTCTCAACTAACATGGAAGCTTATTGGGCGTTTAAGGCAACTATTCTCTTACTCTTAAGGGATTTATGCCATTGTGggaataaaaatatgaaaatcttatcaatcaagaagttttgcaaattgaaaatatcGAACTCCCTATAAGTACCCATTAAGATCGTGAAAATTCTCAAAAGTAATCACTTTTCCTTCAATGTAAGTATTTTAAAGATACTTCATATACGTAGTTATATGAAATCTATATACACTTCTTAGGCGCTCCCAACCCTCggagcttctaggtgcctccgCTCCCCCGcacccgctcccgcttcgtgctactaaggtatgcacacacatatatgtaaaTGAATTGTTCTATTCATGAAGATAAGTTATTCAGACAATCAAGAACATGAAGGTCAAACAAAACAATTGGCAAGCTgtaatcagaaaactaaaaagtaGCAATATCTCAATCAGGAAAATTAAACCAACTGACCTATGCAACACTGACACACGACAAGAGTGTGAAGTATACTCACAGCTAGGAGTGGTAAGCTTAAGAGTCCTAAAACAGATATCATAAAGTGCTTCATTATCAAGCACCATGCACTCATCTGCATTCTCGACAAGCTGATGAACAGAAAGTGTAGCATTATACGGCTCAACCACTGTATCTGAGACCTTTGGTGAAGGGAACACAGAGAATGTGAGCATCATCCTGTCAGGATATTCCTCCCTAATTTTGGAGATAAGCAAGGTACCCATCCCTGAACCAGTTCCTCCACCCAGCGAGTGGCAAACTTGGAATCCtgcaaaaacacaaaacaattaTGCAGCATTAGCAGATAGACAGTcttaaacaa
Coding sequences:
- the LOC131322226 gene encoding tubulin beta-5 chain, with protein sequence MREILHVQGGQCGNQIGSKFWEVVCDEHGIDPTGRYIGTSDLQLERVNVYYNEASCGRFVPRAVLMDLEPGTMDSVRTGPYGQIFRPDNFVFGQSGAGNNWAKGHYTEGAELIDSVLDVVRKEAENCDCLQGFQVCHSLGGGTGSGMGTLLISKIREEYPDRMMLTFSVFPSPKVSDTVVEPYNATLSVHQLVENADECMVLDNEALYDICFRTLKLTTPSFGDLNHLISATMSGVTCCLRFPGQLNSDLRKLAVNLIPFPRLHFFMVGFAPLTSRGSQQYRALTVPELTQQMWDSKNMMCAADPRHGRYLTASAMFRGKMSTKEVDEQMINVQNKNSSYFVEWIPNNVKSSVCDIPPKGLSMASTFIGNSTSIQEMFRRVSEQFTAMFRRKAFLHWYTGEGMDEMEFTEAESNMNDLVSEYQQYQDATADEEGEYEDEEEEGMEQM